From Candidatus Syntrophoarchaeum caldarius, the proteins below share one genomic window:
- a CDS encoding ribosomal protein S17E yields the protein MKCMGNVRPNYIKTVGENLLRTFKDDFTGDFDENKELVRRYTNVKSKTIRNRIAGYITSRINGERRREHRMRGEDEAYA from the coding sequence ATGAAGTGCATGGGAAATGTAAGACCCAACTATATAAAAACAGTGGGTGAAAATCTGCTTCGAACTTTCAAGGATGATTTCACGGGTGACTTTGACGAGAACAAGGAGCTTGTCAGGCGATACACGAATGTCAAGAGCAAGACGATACGAAACAGGATTGCAGGATATATCACCTCGCGGATAAACGGTGAGAGACGTAGAGAACACAGGATGCGCGGTGAGGACGAGGCATATGCTTAA
- a CDS encoding signal peptide peptidase SppA, 36K type gives MKKRYVILIIFIVLVLISAAITAVYFSITDDLSFTGERVEVIYVDGTLLTGDIPPGFGYAGSENICNELRAAERDDAVKAIVIRINSPGGTPAAAQEIVTEIKRIDKPIVVSMADVAASGAYYIAAPSDWIVANPDTVTGSIGVIWVFENREGEYREEGINYTVVKSGDMKDMGAPWRNLTDGELDYANEMVTDAFERFVEEVAAGRNMTIDEVKNLSDGRVYLGADAKELGLVDQLGNLYDAIEVAGKLGGIEGEPRVEYANKLDVMDILF, from the coding sequence ATGAAGAAAAGATATGTCATTCTTATCATATTTATCGTTCTTGTACTAATTTCAGCCGCTATTACTGCGGTTTACTTCTCGATCACCGATGATCTGAGCTTTACGGGGGAACGGGTTGAGGTGATATATGTTGATGGAACTCTTTTAACAGGTGATATACCGCCAGGGTTTGGTTATGCAGGTTCTGAGAACATCTGCAATGAACTCAGGGCGGCAGAGAGGGATGACGCTGTAAAAGCGATCGTTATCAGGATAAATAGCCCGGGTGGAACCCCTGCAGCAGCCCAGGAGATTGTAACCGAGATAAAACGTATCGATAAGCCGATCGTGGTCTCGATGGCGGATGTTGCAGCCTCTGGTGCATACTACATCGCTGCTCCTTCAGACTGGATCGTGGCAAACCCTGATACCGTTACAGGTAGTATCGGTGTGATCTGGGTATTTGAAAACCGTGAAGGTGAGTACAGGGAAGAAGGAATAAATTACACAGTTGTGAAGTCAGGTGATATGAAGGATATGGGTGCACCATGGCGTAACTTAACCGATGGTGAGCTTGATTACGCAAATGAGATGGTGACAGATGCATTTGAGCGTTTTGTTGAGGAGGTTGCAGCCGGGCGTAACATGACGATAGACGAAGTAAAAAACCTCTCAGATGGGAGGGTTTATCTTGGCGCTGATGCAAAGGAGCTTGGGCTTGTAGATCAACTTGGAAACCTCTATGATGCGATTGAGGTTGCAGGCAAGCTTGGCGGGATCGAGGGTGAGCCCAGGGTTGAGTATGCCAATAAGCTGGATGTCATGGATATTTTGTTTTAG
- a CDS encoding glucoamylase encodes MDLKKAKDLWYGSMKVIRENQHPNGGFYASPPGTRYPFIYTRDHSVIILGALAANMIDEAERALRFMLPIQKPSGEYSQRYDVEGNDASYKDLQIDGNGLILYATGKYFQLTRDEDLCREYWWAIKKAVEFILSHKNNEIDLIHTINSIHEFPAFEHGFEIYANSACCAGIFEAVKIGEAIGEDVSGWKEEAEKVKASIFHRLYSPRLRTFIKTIRVRDRHSEPLGYDPFASTVTDPDVVEYAPAYFGLIPDDDIKILNTVKRLHDNLWDEELDGLNRYPESWNRNNGGYGPWLHFTCQLAKHYCEVGKDDIAEMYLGWCVDMAHDYQFPEHISTIERFEEWLESYQNAKILQDSKLVMIERIKSHPKWKDGLAYVTSPLIWPHAEYLRAYKSYSMYFL; translated from the coding sequence ATGGACCTGAAAAAGGCAAAAGACCTGTGGTATGGAAGTATGAAGGTCATACGTGAGAATCAACACCCAAACGGGGGATTCTATGCATCACCACCCGGTACGAGATACCCTTTCATATATACACGGGATCACTCAGTCATCATCCTCGGGGCACTTGCCGCGAACATGATCGACGAGGCGGAGCGAGCATTGCGTTTCATGTTACCAATACAGAAGCCTTCTGGGGAGTATTCACAGCGGTATGATGTGGAAGGTAATGATGCCTCGTACAAAGACCTTCAGATCGACGGAAACGGGCTTATACTCTATGCAACAGGGAAGTACTTTCAGCTCACACGGGATGAGGATCTGTGCAGAGAGTACTGGTGGGCGATAAAGAAAGCTGTTGAGTTCATCTTATCACACAAGAACAATGAGATTGACCTGATACACACAATCAACAGCATTCATGAGTTCCCTGCATTTGAGCATGGTTTCGAGATCTATGCAAACTCAGCCTGCTGTGCTGGCATCTTTGAGGCGGTTAAGATCGGGGAGGCGATCGGTGAAGATGTTTCTGGCTGGAAGGAAGAGGCTGAAAAGGTGAAAGCAAGTATTTTCCACCGGCTCTACAGTCCGCGTCTTCGGACGTTCATAAAGACGATCAGGGTGCGGGACAGACACAGCGAACCGCTTGGTTATGATCCGTTTGCATCTACAGTAACAGATCCAGATGTGGTTGAGTATGCGCCCGCCTATTTTGGACTGATCCCTGATGATGATATAAAGATACTCAACACCGTAAAGCGATTGCATGATAATCTGTGGGATGAGGAACTCGATGGCTTGAACCGATATCCTGAGAGCTGGAATCGGAACAATGGTGGTTACGGACCCTGGCTTCACTTCACATGTCAGCTTGCAAAGCACTACTGCGAGGTCGGAAAGGATGATATAGCAGAGATGTATCTTGGCTGGTGTGTAGATATGGCACATGATTATCAGTTCCCTGAACATATCTCAACGATTGAACGTTTTGAGGAGTGGCTTGAGAGTTATCAGAACGCAAAAATTTTACAGGATAGCAAGCTTGTGATGATAGAACGAATAAAAAGCCATCCAAAATGGAAAGATGGCCTTGCGTATGTTACATCACCGCTTATATGGCCTCATGCAGAGTATCTGAGGGCATATAAGAGTTATTCCATGTATTTTCTTTAG
- a CDS encoding Thiamine biosynthesis protein, with the protein MKRRWENILISEIRKVVGGAKLRRGRGRIWIENEISPECEERLRWIFGIQSYSKCDHCKLQELEDRVLSFWNERVRDRSGFSFAVKVKRSGKHDFTSQEMAARIGGLILDHHPDLWVDLENPDYRIYIEIRDNDCYIFDEVIECAGGLPPGVEGEVVALFSGGVDSAVATWLMMHRGCKIIPVHFDLGAFSAHDGRMRAEKVTSFLKRYQRDLELLVISHGDFLSDIRRILSDAKIENHTCLLCKRRMYRVIEEIAVREGAKGIVTGESLGQVASQTLDNLFILDHAVKIPVFRPLIGLDKNRIEAMARAIGVYDVCTSMKDECLATPDKPTTKGNLQKILEVESNKDI; encoded by the coding sequence GTGAAGCGAAGATGGGAAAATATACTCATATCTGAGATCAGAAAGGTGGTTGGTGGTGCAAAACTCAGGCGTGGCAGGGGAAGGATCTGGATCGAGAATGAGATCAGCCCTGAATGCGAAGAACGATTGAGATGGATCTTTGGGATTCAATCCTACTCAAAATGTGATCACTGTAAACTTCAGGAGCTTGAAGATCGCGTGCTCTCATTCTGGAATGAGCGAGTTCGGGATAGGAGTGGGTTCAGCTTTGCTGTTAAGGTTAAAAGATCGGGCAAGCATGATTTCACCTCTCAGGAGATGGCAGCCAGGATCGGTGGGCTGATCCTTGATCATCACCCAGATCTATGGGTCGATCTTGAAAATCCTGATTACAGGATCTATATTGAGATACGGGATAATGATTGTTATATCTTCGATGAGGTGATAGAGTGTGCAGGTGGACTTCCGCCAGGGGTGGAGGGGGAAGTCGTGGCGCTCTTCTCAGGTGGTGTTGACTCAGCAGTTGCGACGTGGTTGATGATGCATAGAGGCTGCAAGATTATACCCGTTCATTTCGATCTTGGGGCTTTTTCTGCACATGATGGCAGGATGCGGGCAGAGAAGGTTACATCGTTTTTAAAGAGGTATCAGCGGGATCTTGAGCTCCTCGTAATCTCACACGGTGACTTTCTGAGTGATATCAGGCGCATACTCTCTGATGCAAAAATTGAAAATCACACCTGCCTACTGTGTAAAAGGAGGATGTACAGGGTTATAGAGGAAATTGCGGTGCGTGAAGGCGCTAAAGGAATTGTTACAGGTGAATCGCTTGGTCAGGTGGCATCACAGACACTTGATAATCTTTTTATCCTCGATCATGCGGTAAAGATCCCGGTATTTCGTCCGCTGATCGGGCTCGATAAGAATCGGATTGAGGCGATGGCAAGGGCGATCGGGGTCTATGATGTATGCACATCGATGAAGGATGAATGCCTGGCAACACCAGATAAACCCACAACAAAGGGCAACCTCCAAAAAATCCTTGAGGTTGAGAGCAATAAAGATATATAA
- a CDS encoding Ribosomal RNA methyltransferase J, with protein MARRRHDYFWKEAKRWGYRSRASFKLIQINERFGVIRKGYRVLDLGAAPGGWLQVAKEIAGKKGTVIGVDLLRIEPIDGVFTLKMNMKHPELIERIMEFTEGKKIDTVLSDASPNLSGNWSWDHGRSIDLAETALEISEKILKPGGNFVVKVFQGDMYRRFFKEVSLRFDKTNAYTPLASRKESAEIYVIGKGFKGNSGKTNG; from the coding sequence ATGGCAAGGCGAAGACACGATTACTTCTGGAAGGAGGCTAAACGATGGGGCTATCGCTCCCGTGCTTCCTTCAAACTGATCCAGATCAATGAACGGTTTGGTGTGATCAGAAAAGGATACAGAGTTCTGGATCTCGGTGCAGCGCCTGGAGGTTGGCTTCAGGTTGCAAAAGAAATTGCCGGCAAGAAAGGAACTGTGATAGGTGTTGATCTTCTACGAATCGAGCCGATCGATGGCGTTTTCACGCTCAAAATGAATATGAAACATCCTGAACTTATCGAACGAATCATGGAGTTCACAGAGGGTAAAAAGATAGATACAGTCCTATCTGATGCCTCTCCAAACCTGTCGGGTAACTGGTCATGGGATCATGGGCGTTCTATCGATCTTGCAGAGACCGCACTTGAGATCTCAGAGAAGATCCTGAAGCCTGGTGGAAACTTTGTTGTCAAGGTCTTCCAGGGAGATATGTACAGAAGATTTTTCAAGGAAGTATCACTGAGATTTGATAAGACGAACGCCTACACGCCACTTGCATCGAGAAAGGAAAGTGCTGAGATTTATGTCATTGGGAAGGGATTTAAAGGTAATTCTGGTAAGACCAACGGCTGA
- a CDS encoding pyuvate ferredoxin oxidoreductase subunit delta, whose translation MKLRIGAIADPGTSVVNLTGGWRTEAPRIEQTLCIRCFNCVIYCPESAVHYSEERGIEFDYDYCKGCGICANECSGRAIYMEMEEK comes from the coding sequence ATGAAATTGAGGATCGGTGCGATAGCAGACCCTGGAACGAGTGTTGTAAATCTAACCGGGGGATGGCGAACCGAAGCGCCGAGAATTGAGCAGACACTCTGCATCAGATGTTTCAACTGCGTTATATACTGCCCTGAATCAGCGGTTCATTACAGCGAGGAGAGGGGCATTGAGTTTGATTATGATTATTGCAAGGGTTGTGGGATCTGTGCAAATGAATGTTCAGGACGTGCGATCTATATGGAGATGGAGGAGAAATAA
- a CDS encoding Flavin reductase-like, FMN-binding domain protein, translated as MSFEPPLYGFSCHPAHDTWRNIQETSEFVVNVAGKDLGSVMKILEEKFPPDVSEIEKAGLNEEASDLVKPPRIREAIAWIECKFEQAVELGDHIWITGRVVAVGVKGESWDGVLTPEVFKPLCHIGGEYFAVDMVTQKFERAKK; from the coding sequence GTGAGCTTTGAACCGCCACTTTATGGTTTTTCGTGCCACCCGGCGCATGACACGTGGCGAAACATTCAGGAGACGTCGGAGTTTGTCGTGAATGTAGCTGGAAAAGATCTTGGTAGCGTTATGAAAATTCTTGAGGAGAAGTTCCCGCCAGATGTTAGTGAGATTGAGAAAGCGGGACTTAACGAGGAGGCATCAGATCTCGTAAAGCCACCAAGAATCAGAGAAGCGATCGCATGGATCGAGTGTAAATTTGAACAGGCAGTGGAACTCGGAGATCACATCTGGATTACAGGCAGAGTTGTTGCAGTGGGTGTTAAAGGAGAGAGTTGGGATGGAGTGCTCACGCCAGAGGTATTCAAACCACTCTGCCATATTGGAGGAGAGTACTTTGCTGTAGATATGGTCACGCAGAAGTTTGAGCGCGCTAAAAAGTAA
- a CDS encoding thiamine pyrophosphate TPP-binding domain-containing protein: MKNLFASGHRACAGCGMAIAIKLILEATGENVFVASPTGCLEIVSSPYPETSWRVPWIHSLFENAASVASGIEAGLKALGRKDEGKVLAIGGDGGTADIGMGALSGMLERGHDVTYICYDNEAYMNTGVQRSSMTPIGASATTTPAGKVSYGEIHPKKDLVSIAVSHNVRYVASASVGFAMDLMEKVKRAVDHDGPSFIHLHTSCCTGWRHPSSKTIEISRLAVLTGLIPLYEVVDGEVVNVKRLAKRLPVEDYLKTQGRFSHLFKTDEGAELIRQIQAMADRNAEQYGLDLDIEE, from the coding sequence ATGAAGAACCTCTTTGCAAGCGGGCATCGCGCCTGTGCAGGCTGTGGAATGGCAATCGCGATCAAACTCATACTTGAGGCAACGGGTGAGAACGTCTTTGTGGCATCGCCGACGGGATGTCTTGAGATCGTGTCAAGTCCATACCCCGAGACAAGCTGGAGGGTCCCATGGATCCACTCGCTCTTCGAGAATGCAGCATCGGTTGCATCAGGGATAGAGGCAGGACTCAAGGCACTCGGGAGAAAAGATGAAGGGAAGGTACTGGCCATCGGAGGAGATGGTGGCACGGCTGATATCGGCATGGGTGCACTATCAGGGATGCTTGAGCGTGGACATGATGTTACCTATATCTGCTATGACAATGAGGCATACATGAATACAGGTGTCCAGCGAAGCAGTATGACCCCGATCGGTGCATCTGCAACGACAACGCCTGCTGGAAAAGTCTCTTATGGGGAGATTCACCCAAAAAAAGATCTTGTATCGATCGCTGTTTCCCATAATGTCAGGTATGTCGCAAGTGCATCGGTCGGATTTGCTATGGATCTCATGGAGAAGGTGAAACGAGCGGTAGATCATGATGGGCCATCATTTATACATCTTCACACAAGCTGCTGCACGGGCTGGAGGCATCCAAGCTCAAAGACGATTGAGATATCGAGGCTCGCGGTTTTAACCGGTCTAATACCGCTATATGAGGTTGTTGATGGTGAGGTCGTGAATGTTAAGAGACTGGCGAAACGACTGCCTGTCGAGGACTACCTGAAAACACAGGGCAGGTTCTCACACCTCTTCAAGACCGATGAAGGGGCAGAGTTGATACGCCAGATCCAGGCAATGGCGGACAGAAACGCCGAGCAGTATGGTCTTGATCTTGACATAGAGGAATGA
- a CDS encoding membrane protein containing DUF255: MKKILISLIVIFILFLASIPANGAAAIEWHSYDEGMKLAASEGRIAMVYFHSNSCYWCTQMNSKTFVDPDVIGLTRNFVCIEVQGNRSLISEYHVTGYPTTIFLDSDGNELLRLPGYRDAPTFKSYLKAILEGHPPPATNNAPDFGISLLLLIIAGLWLYLR; encoded by the coding sequence ATGAAGAAGATTTTAATATCACTTATTGTCATATTCATCCTCTTTCTTGCATCCATACCTGCAAACGGTGCAGCAGCTATCGAGTGGCATTCCTATGATGAGGGGATGAAACTTGCAGCTTCCGAAGGCAGGATTGCGATGGTCTACTTCCATTCAAATTCATGCTACTGGTGTACACAGATGAACTCAAAGACCTTTGTGGATCCTGATGTGATCGGACTTACCAGAAACTTTGTCTGCATTGAGGTCCAGGGGAATCGTAGCCTTATTTCAGAGTACCATGTCACAGGTTATCCGACGACCATCTTTCTTGATTCAGATGGCAATGAGTTACTCAGATTACCCGGCTACCGGGATGCACCAACATTTAAATCCTACCTGAAGGCAATCCTCGAGGGGCATCCACCACCCGCGACAAATAACGCCCCCGATTTTGGCATCAGCCTCTTACTTCTGATAATCGCTGGATTATGGCTTTATCTGAGGTGA
- a CDS encoding mannosyl-3-phosphoglycerate phosphatase — MEKYVVFTDLDGTLIDAETYSYEMALPAITLLKERHVPIVFCTSKTRAEIEVYRKKLEIKDPFIPENGGAIFIPENYFDFDFEYTKKVDGYKVIELGTEYAILRKTLKAISSSTGCEIIGFGDMSAEEISQYSNLDIESAKLAKMREYDEAFLIQGGENCVDLVLDEIQRSGLGYTVGGRFYHIIGDNDKGVATRQLIELFSRRGPVKTIGLGDSLNDLPMLREVDLPFLVKKPDGSYDPMVSFNGLKKARGIGPKGWNITIKEILG, encoded by the coding sequence GTGGAAAAATATGTCGTATTTACTGATCTGGACGGAACACTGATTGATGCAGAGACGTATTCGTATGAAATGGCGCTACCTGCGATAACACTGCTCAAAGAGCGGCACGTCCCAATCGTATTTTGCACAAGCAAGACCAGAGCTGAGATTGAAGTCTATAGGAAAAAACTTGAAATAAAAGACCCGTTTATACCCGAGAATGGCGGGGCGATATTCATACCAGAAAATTATTTTGATTTTGATTTTGAGTACACAAAGAAGGTTGATGGATACAAAGTTATCGAATTGGGAACTGAGTACGCGATACTTCGGAAAACATTAAAAGCGATAAGTTCAAGTACAGGATGTGAGATCATTGGATTTGGAGATATGAGTGCAGAAGAGATTTCACAATATTCTAATCTCGATATTGAGAGTGCAAAGCTCGCAAAGATGCGTGAATACGATGAGGCATTTCTGATACAGGGTGGAGAGAACTGTGTTGACCTGGTTCTGGATGAAATCCAGCGATCAGGATTGGGATATACTGTTGGTGGGCGATTTTACCACATAATAGGTGATAACGACAAAGGAGTGGCAACAAGACAGCTGATTGAGCTATTCTCTCGTCGAGGACCAGTTAAGACGATCGGGCTTGGAGATAGTCTCAACGATCTACCGATGCTGAGGGAAGTTGATCTTCCGTTCCTTGTCAAGAAGCCAGATGGTTCGTATGATCCGATGGTCTCATTCAATGGTCTGAAAAAAGCAAGGGGAATTGGTCCCAAGGGATGGAACATTACGATTAAAGAGATACTTGGATGA
- a CDS encoding glycosyl transferase, protein MTTIHDIFIEFDHLSTRMHELSRTYSTGVIIPMLERDLKNPEISKIVDELNECTYLKKIYIAFAGSERGYDLCTRIFGGLQIPQDIIWCNSAAVDEVFEDLASAGLDLTRYTGKGRDVWIAIGIASLELDAFALHDGDIRSYSRMIPTKLLYPIIEPELGFLFTKGYYARIDAADKVMYGRIYRLFITPILEVLCEKFGYDLEYLRFLQSFRYILSGEVGITTELALNLRVACGWGLELGTLSEFIRNAHPKRACQVDLGIYEHKHRVMTQSTNKGILRVARECFITILRTLTEMYALTISEDALISIAVAYRRMAADKIRQYRAMAVCNNLDYDLNLEGYMMEQFANVIVESGLSYLKDPVARQMPNWLRALSAMPDLRERLQRAGI, encoded by the coding sequence TTGACAACGATCCATGACATTTTCATTGAATTTGACCATCTATCAACGCGCATGCATGAACTTTCGAGGACATATTCAACGGGTGTAATCATACCAATGCTTGAACGTGATCTTAAAAATCCTGAGATATCAAAGATCGTCGACGAACTCAATGAGTGTACCTATCTCAAGAAAATATATATCGCGTTTGCAGGATCAGAGAGGGGTTATGACCTCTGTACCAGGATTTTTGGAGGACTTCAAATCCCACAGGATATTATCTGGTGTAACAGTGCTGCTGTAGATGAAGTCTTCGAGGATCTTGCAAGCGCAGGTCTGGATCTAACACGATATACAGGTAAAGGACGTGATGTCTGGATAGCTATTGGTATCGCAAGCCTTGAACTTGATGCGTTTGCTTTGCATGATGGAGACATTCGCAGTTATTCACGTATGATTCCAACAAAGCTCCTGTATCCAATTATTGAACCGGAACTTGGTTTTTTGTTCACAAAAGGCTATTATGCAAGGATCGATGCAGCAGATAAAGTCATGTATGGGAGGATATATCGCCTATTTATCACTCCGATACTCGAGGTTCTATGTGAGAAGTTCGGTTATGATCTGGAGTATCTGCGGTTTCTTCAGTCTTTTCGATACATACTCTCTGGTGAGGTTGGAATAACGACGGAACTCGCATTGAATCTGCGAGTTGCCTGTGGTTGGGGGCTTGAGCTTGGAACACTCTCTGAATTTATCAGAAACGCACATCCCAAGCGCGCATGTCAGGTTGATCTTGGAATTTATGAGCACAAGCACCGGGTGATGACACAGAGTACAAATAAAGGTATCCTCAGGGTAGCAAGAGAATGCTTCATAACTATCTTACGGACGCTCACCGAGATGTATGCACTCACAATATCTGAAGATGCACTCATAAGTATAGCAGTAGCATACAGGCGTATGGCTGCAGATAAGATACGTCAGTACAGAGCGATGGCAGTCTGTAACAATCTGGACTACGATCTCAACCTTGAGGGGTACATGATGGAGCAGTTTGCAAACGTGATAGTGGAGTCCGGATTGTCATATCTCAAAGATCCTGTAGCAAGGCAGATGCCGAACTGGTTGCGCGCACTATCCGCGATGCCAGACCTTAGAGAACGCCTTCAGAGAGCGGGTATATAA
- a CDS encoding cytochrome c-type biogenesis protein: protein MLDLPLPILAFLFGILSILTPCVLPVIPVIAAYAAKAGKFVPIALVSGLSISFVVMGIVASTFGQIMSAFNDLLHHLAGLIMVIMGLYILFEEHLSPLLMKVPSNGIFDRLRANVGGEINGAGGGFLLGLTLGVVWVPCIGPMLGSILAMVAADAEFMYGSLLLLLYSAGMAIPFLAIAYGSNASVNRIKGLSSHLPAIKMLSGIVLILAGIYFGLGI from the coding sequence ATGTTAGATCTCCCGTTGCCAATTCTTGCATTTTTGTTCGGGATTTTGAGCATCCTCACGCCATGCGTGCTTCCTGTAATCCCCGTCATCGCAGCTTATGCAGCAAAGGCGGGTAAATTTGTACCGATCGCACTCGTATCTGGTTTATCAATCTCTTTTGTCGTAATGGGAATCGTTGCTTCAACTTTTGGGCAGATTATGTCTGCCTTCAACGATCTTCTGCACCATCTCGCAGGTCTGATCATGGTTATTATGGGCTTATACATCCTTTTTGAGGAACATTTGTCCCCTTTACTCATGAAAGTCCCTTCCAATGGAATTTTTGATCGGTTGCGAGCAAATGTTGGAGGTGAGATAAACGGCGCTGGAGGAGGTTTTCTACTCGGTTTAACACTTGGTGTTGTCTGGGTGCCATGCATAGGTCCTATGCTTGGATCGATCCTCGCTATGGTTGCTGCAGATGCTGAATTTATGTATGGGAGTCTTCTCCTTCTTCTGTACTCAGCAGGGATGGCAATACCTTTTTTAGCGATTGCTTATGGCTCAAATGCATCTGTAAACAGGATAAAAGGTTTATCTTCTCATCTTCCAGCCATAAAAATGCTATCTGGTATCGTATTGATCCTTGCAGGGATCTACTTTGGGCTTGGGATTTGA
- a CDS encoding pyruvate ferredoxin oxidoreductase, subunit gamma has protein sequence MKELRIHGRGGQGSVTAAELLAIAAFRDRKYSQAFPAFGAERRGAPVMAFLRIDDAPIRIKSQVYEPDYVMVQDASLIGVVDFMSGLKEGGILLINTPKSPEELGLDGNFTVRTINATAIAKEMIGRPIVNTTMMGAFAGVTGAVSLHAVIHAVKERFSGAAGENNVKAIKYAYDLKSREGSS, from the coding sequence ATGAAAGAACTCAGAATTCATGGACGGGGTGGTCAGGGATCTGTTACTGCTGCAGAACTTCTTGCGATCGCTGCGTTCAGGGACAGAAAGTATTCACAGGCGTTTCCAGCTTTTGGTGCTGAGCGAAGGGGTGCACCTGTGATGGCGTTTTTGAGAATAGATGATGCACCGATCAGGATCAAATCACAGGTCTATGAGCCAGATTACGTGATGGTGCAGGATGCAAGTCTTATCGGGGTTGTTGATTTTATGAGCGGACTCAAAGAAGGTGGTATTCTCCTCATAAACACACCAAAATCACCCGAAGAGCTTGGATTGGATGGTAATTTCACAGTGAGGACGATCAACGCAACGGCAATCGCAAAGGAGATGATCGGAAGACCGATCGTGAATACAACGATGATGGGTGCGTTTGCCGGTGTGACCGGTGCTGTTAGTCTTCATGCAGTGATACACGCAGTCAAAGAGAGATTCAGTGGCGCTGCAGGTGAGAATAATGTAAAGGCGATCAAATATGCTTATGATTTAAAGAGCAGGGAGGGATCTTCATGA
- a CDS encoding pyruvate ferredoxin oxidoreductase: MQVVEGSYAIAHAVKRCRPGVISAYPITPQTHIVEDLAQFVADGELECEFVPVDSEHSAMSVALGASAVGARAYSASTSQGLALMWEVLYNVSGMRLPVVMTAVNRAMSAPLSIWNDQQDTIGARDSGWIQIYAEDIQEAHDAMIQGYKIAESKDVMLPLMVCADGFILTHTYEPVVLAEQIEVDDFLPPYEPEYFLSVDNPLSFGCFAEPDKYMEFRYMQHEAMDRARIRIKEVADEFDKAFGRYYGGLIEGYNLDGAEIVLLTFGSIIGTIKEVVDREKNVGILKIRSYRPFPADEIRDALKDAKVVAVIEKDFSAGFEGALFTDVKAALYNHNSDLKMLGFVVGLGGRDVRADDILEIIKRSKSAMDGGITDEWQFIGLRGELL, from the coding sequence ATGCAGGTTGTTGAAGGATCTTATGCCATTGCACATGCGGTTAAACGTTGCAGACCAGGTGTAATCTCTGCATATCCGATCACTCCACAGACGCATATCGTCGAGGATCTGGCGCAGTTTGTAGCAGATGGGGAACTTGAGTGTGAGTTTGTACCTGTTGACTCTGAGCACTCCGCGATGTCTGTCGCACTCGGTGCATCTGCCGTAGGGGCGAGGGCGTACTCTGCATCGACATCACAGGGACTCGCGCTTATGTGGGAGGTCCTGTACAACGTCTCAGGGATGCGGCTCCCTGTTGTTATGACCGCGGTGAACCGTGCAATGTCAGCACCGCTTAGCATCTGGAACGATCAGCAGGATACGATCGGTGCAAGGGATTCAGGCTGGATTCAGATCTATGCTGAAGACATACAGGAGGCACATGATGCAATGATTCAGGGTTACAAAATTGCTGAGAGTAAGGATGTGATGCTCCCGCTGATGGTCTGCGCAGATGGATTTATCCTGACACACACCTATGAACCTGTTGTACTTGCTGAGCAGATCGAGGTAGATGACTTTCTTCCACCCTATGAGCCCGAATATTTCTTAAGCGTCGATAATCCATTGAGCTTCGGGTGCTTTGCAGAACCTGATAAGTACATGGAATTCAGGTACATGCAGCATGAGGCGATGGATCGTGCCCGAATAAGGATCAAAGAGGTTGCAGATGAGTTTGATAAAGCGTTCGGGCGTTATTATGGTGGTTTGATCGAGGGATACAACCTTGATGGCGCAGAGATTGTACTTCTCACATTTGGCTCGATAATCGGGACAATAAAAGAAGTCGTTGATCGTGAAAAGAACGTCGGAATCCTCAAAATCAGAAGTTACCGACCATTCCCTGCGGATGAGATCAGGGATGCATTGAAGGATGCGAAGGTTGTTGCTGTTATTGAGAAGGACTTCTCAGCAGGGTTTGAGGGGGCGCTATTTACAGATGTTAAGGCAGCACTCTACAACCACAACAGCGATCTGAAAATGCTTGGATTTGTGGTTGGGCTTGGTGGCAGGGATGTCAGGGCTGATGACATTCTTGAGATCATTAAACGCTCAAAATCGGCAATGGACGGTGGTATAACTGATGAATGGCAGTTTATAGGATTGAGAGGTGAGCTACTATGA